The nucleotide window aatacgcatctttcaggtcgactgatgtaaaccagtcgttttgtcgcacgagacgcagcagagatgtgtgagtgagcattctgaatgtgtatctttttagatatttgttcagaaccctcaaatctagtattggccgaatcccgttccctccccgtttgggaccgaggaaatacttggaataaaagccactctgactctgctcggcgggtactatagatatagccctcttttctagaagtgagaggatctctctctctagaatatgggctgactctcctcgggcttgtgaatacagaatgcccgaggagcgagggggggtgacagcgaattggagtctgtagccctgtgttactgtcttgaaaacccaagcagatgttgtgagcatcttccactgtatgctccttacggagcgtccacactacagcttcaaaaaaagcttggagctgggcgtgtctgtagcttggggattttattcaagcaatgcgaccaacaaccaatcacatgaatctcccgcccccgacatacaaagcaaaaacccccggggattttatgggagcaatatataaataaactccccaaacaggcgaaaacctaccagtttcacccactgtctctgccacctccctccatgcctggttcctccggtttgtatcccggtaggtgaagagggtctggtcatacaaaaccgggtgatttgctacagcgataattagtttctcctccaactttttttgaaatatagaaatgaacggcgggagttgtcgacgcttccgacgctgtcgacgctgtagtgtggacgggccgttagaaccagcggagatgtcacggctcttaccctctgagtctctatttgttgtgttatggggccctctagtgtctgaacacggtggtaccccatttcgacaattcccaccgacactgcgcatgcgtgtgacggtggtgccttcacaaccccagccggcactgcgcatgcgcgtgacggcggtgccttcacagacccgtctattatccgccttttgagagaggccgtagctgctctcagaaggggaacagttgatggactgtttattgtttttattgtttttcttttcatttttttgagctgcgcccttggcctgaagcctggatgcgtcagcggaaaatgctttatgtgagaaacaacaacaatattgtgacatgtgttttgcgGACTTGcggatggcgttgaggcatctctcgaggcagcgggaacacatctagagctggggaaccgtggacttccagctctgtcacagaggggggaagggggggctgtcaggccgcccgcttcttcttcctcgacagctggccgaaattctgggttggctgcgcctgggctgcagccggaaccggagattttctaggccaactcgccctcgtctcctgcctgggctggggactcggggcgggctgcgacctctgctgttttggtactttgaaccgagcagggttcgaggcagcttgggcgaaggactgccgctgtgaaggcagcggctgtacccttcgagggagacagaggtggagcctcgtcctccttctttttcgactcgcatctcatctgcatggaggcgagagcagagccgaaaatcccctcgggaacgatgggcatgtctagcacatcctccttttcccggtctgggaggttggtgaggttgagccatctagctctttcctgcaccaccatgatccccattgccttgcccacgcgtggcctggacggcgcagcgttgaacACAGAGACAAATTCTGTGATCgcggccatctcgtccagaacggccggtccaggattgcttgacagatcctcgcagagctccgcttggtatgtgGTTAGCAGTGAGGAAACGTTAAAAGCCCTGGCGGAaaacgctgcggctctgtaggaccgttcagtcatggtcgactggaatcggtccgccttcgctggcagcgtggggttcctgcttggtgacgggaccagcctcggtaggaggtgggctgccaccagcggttccataggcggtatgcggagcaggccgagcctctccataccgtcacagtctagggaggaggcaccctggattgggggccttgttgctaagacgagaccgacacctcatccaacatctccgggaagaccggaaagagttgcctctttgtcctcgttgcttggggaaaatgtttcctctcgtaacgggacctggaggtctccttggccatttcgggccataGGATGTCTAGTCTGGACGCGGCatgctgacacacggcctgcaggtccatgctcagacagggtgaagctggtgtgctatcgcccgggagagcagccatcgctcccggctttgcagcctgagccgatgacacgaagatatcgtcttcttgctcttccgaatcagacaggaggaactcagaggcatcctcttcgtcctccatataatccaattccaggacatcctccgcgggcgaaaccatggtgaggtccagccgggagccccagcttggtaaagcgtggggctccgttctcgcgtctcttgccgccaccgggtcccagcctgacacggcaCGGGACTCCGGttccgcagctgccgctgttgatgagccccagaccgacacagtgcggggctcaatctctgcggcggacgcccccgtgtcttgattgccagccggcaaatcagCGGACATGAGGAGGTCCTGTCctgacaagctagcttggcgtgctaaccgtcggcggaggctctttacggtgaagcgggcacaatgcccggatgagccggggttgtcaatagcctcctgggcgtgttccagcccgaggcaggacgagcagacctggtgtgagtctgtgcctgatattttcaacccgcagccgcagagccgagcctccgggtccctgactcctctggtgtgagggagagaggcgtccatcttgttcgccgcgtggcgtggagagaacccgctcgtaacaggtacgttgtcgagaaagaaataaaaaatTCTTCCAACCTGTCCTTAATCTGgagaaaaaaggacggtgtagattttttctcaaagaatattaactggtgtgttaatattctttaatcttttcctcctctgtgagagaaaaagaaaaaacgtcctcgctaccgtggtgtcggtagtgaggtaaagcaagctagcaacaggtgtgttgctagcttgaaaaaatcaaaaccttaccttaatttccgaggaaagaaacggcgaggtcgattgtaatactaactggtgtgttagcattaacagtcttcttgcgaagcagaagagtagccggcgagcgcccgtcgaccgaaagttagctttgggttcagtctgtggactgttaagctagcccgactaccatcgagatgtgctctgaagcgagaagaggtgtttgaaagaatgacgcatgcgacgtagcgcaagctacttatagggggtggattccctgatgctgatgtcaagatcaccagccaatcaggattggcgtaatgagattgatgcttctgtttgctccgcgatgaggcgcatcccatagtgagacatcgaacggagtgttatgaatgagaacactaTTGTCTCGACAAATAATGCTTTGCGTaagttttaaatgtaaaatatgtTATAGTGGCAGGGGAGCCGTGGGTGATGTGGTTAGCGATACTAACAATTCAAGAGGACCTCACCTGACCTCCATGGCCTGCACCTCTTCAGAAGACCCCGTCTCCTTCACATTTAGAGGCTCCAACCTGATGATTGGCGGCGACGGGTGTCCCACTGGCAGGGTCGCCACAGAgggactcatcacctccatcTGGGACCCTCCTCGAGCAGCAGTCACCACATGATGCAGGCTCCTCTGTTTGCTTACCTCAGCAGTTATATGGCTTCTCTTCAAGGCACTTCCTTCACTCTTAACTGCTCCATTCATCATACTACTCTCCCTTTGGTTGACTTTGGCATCTGCTGTCAGCTTTGTCTGCTCTTTGTTTATCTGGTCTTTAACATGTGCTCCCTGCTGCTTGTTTACATTCTTCTCCACCTCTCTTCCCTGTTGCTTGAGGACACCGGCCTTGCCCTCTCTGTTAGTCGGGCTGCCGGGCTCTTCACTGGTTTGTCTGGTGTCCGGTCTCTTGTCAGTAACACTGCGTGATGCTGTCATTTGATGAGTGTTGCTTGTCATTTGCACACTCTTCTGATGGTCCATCTGTGCTGCTGGCGCTTCTTTCTTCACCGGGGTACATTCCTTCATGTTGACTGAGACATGCTCTTTAACCTGAAACTCAACCTTTTTCACTGCCTGCTCGTTCACCTGAGCTTTAGTTTGAACAGTCTTTACTTCACCTGTGGAGAGTGAAGAACAGCACAGTGGGCTTCACTTTACTTGGATTTTCCTGGTCACTCCAAGTGAACTATACTGACTTGATTATTTTCTAGCAGCAATACTGGATGTCACTATCAACAGTATAACTGGTTAAGTTGATACTAAACATTGACATTGGCTCCAATGAGCTGAGAACTTACACTTAACACTCCAAATACAGTTTGAGCTTGCATTGTGCACAGCTTTCCCTCGATAAATCTGCCACGGGTGTTTTCAAGGGCAGCTCATTTTACATTCAACTCCCATGGCACTGATTTACAGTAAAATGCGCCCTCTCAGCACCAAGAGGGAAGATCTTTTCTCATGCTCCATTTTCCGGAAGAAAATGACATAACCTTCACAACATGTTTATTAAATGTATGACCCAAGGAACATGGTTGATGAAGACAAGGAGGTTCATTCTTTAGAATTGCCAAAGCCAAAgccacattattatcacataGCAAGACGCTCAGATGAATGTGTAAAAAATGTCTCCCCTATTGAGACTTTACACAAGCCAACGTTAAGATTACTGCTGCACATGCACAAAATAAGCTTATAAAGGAATCTCATCATAAACCATGCATGGTATATTTGCAATTTTGCTGCAAGGAGTACAGAGAGCGGTGGAGTAAGCAGGGGCAGCAAGCAAACGTAAGTATCTGCATTGCGACTGAAAAGCACACTGACCTGGTGGGGAGACGGGCTTAGTCTCCGCCTGCTCCTCCTTCTGATTCAATGCAGAACAGAGACGATCAAGTCAACATTTGTGGTAATCAGGACACAGAACCAAAGTATCACGAACGAtagtatttaataaagaagataACAACAGAAAGTCCCACTTTTAAAAATCACATGTAGGTGTTTAAAGGCAGCTACACTGTACGAGAACGGGCGGCTCTCTCACAGTACCTTCATTTCAGCTTCGGCCTTCCGAGTTCTCTTCATGATCTCTTCAATtctctgaaaaaataaatatcaacATTACGTTTGAAAACATTGCAAAGTTTAAAATATTTTAATTCTGCAATCGGTTCGTTTAAAATTACCTTTTTTCTTAGatgcctctcctcctcttcttgcTGCTTCTGCAGTCCTCTGTCTTGCAGCTGGCGCTCGGCTTCCTCCTTAGCCATGACTTGCTCTTTCTGTTAAGATAGGCGAACAATTCAGATAACATGCTAAAGAAATACAATTTTCACAGGAAACAACCAACAATCAGAACCCAATATGTACAGTAACAGGGCAAAAACATTGGCTTTATAATGACGTCTCGCCTCTTTGCCCACCTGAGTCTGTAGCTCCTTGTCCTGCTCCTCCTTCTTTAGTCTGTCTTTTTCTTCTTTAAGCCTGTGAAGATCTTCTTCGATTTTACCCTTGTCCTTGACTTGTTGAGCCTTTGCCTCTTGCTGTTGCTTCTCCTGTGCCAATTGCTTTTTCAGCTGTTCTTGCCTGAGTCTGATTGGAAGGAGCAGACACTCATTACCTCCATTTAAACACTTCAATCCAATGCCTTTTTAATTGATTTATCAATAGACTCACCGTTCTTCTTCCTCTTGTTCCCGCTTTTTCTCGTCCAGTTCTTTCTGAGCTCGAGCCTGACGCCTACGCTCTGCCAGCAACTTGGTGGCCTCCTCTGCATTTGTTGTGCCAGCTGCCACCTTCCCTGTAGAGGCGCATGGTGCTGATTCTTGAAAACACACAGAAAAAACTGGTGTTACATCAACAAAGTGTACTCTTACAACTGTAACGAAACACATACCCTTGTATACTCTCATACAATAACTTGTATTAAGCCTACCTTTTTTCTTATCTCCGTCCTGAGCGTTGCTGTGCGTCTTCTTCTCTGAGGAATCCACTTTAGGAGACGTGTGGTTATTGTCACTTTTGAGATGCATATCCGAAGATTCATCTTTAGGTGATCTGGATTTAGTGATTTCAACGTTGACCACATTCTTCTCATCTTGTGAAGAAGGAATTGTGCTGTTGTTGTCCGTATTCTTATTCACTGCTGAGGATTGTCCGTTGTGTTTCTCCACCTTCTTGTCGTCTGCTTTCCTATCATCAGGTGACCGGTTTTGACGATGCCTTGTTGGAGAGCAATGGTACTGATGTGCATTGCAGGGAGACTGGGCACGCATTTTCGAGGCCAGCCTGCACACAGATAAAAATGTTCCATTAAAAGATGCCCTTTTATGCTCAT belongs to Pseudochaenichthys georgianus chromosome 14, fPseGeo1.2, whole genome shotgun sequence and includes:
- the map7d2a gene encoding MAP7 domain-containing protein 2a isoform X3, whose product is MAKTVTSSSAITGEKMAPPSITLLPEKRSPTNGHSSPARTGKTTPSSTEKKPQINGHASPSHLTANNHAGKQIAEGYMKTDDRMRLAKERREEREKSLVAREQLIREKECRARLQYERTVEERWKRLEEQRQREELRRAAVEEKRRHQLEEDRERLEALMRRSLERSLQLEQRTKRWSRGCHAGGAPCSPHRSPFRGSLNPADHNRAGLQGGSQSTPNTPKKERLRRERRTASPGCGSPLRRSESPASVTRHLASPTTSKLASKMRAQSPCNAHQYHCSPTRHRQNRSPDDRKADDKKVEKHNGQSSAVNKNTDNNSTIPSSQDEKNVVNVEITKSRSPKDESSDMHLKSDNNHTSPKVDSSEKKTHSNAQDGDKKKESAPCASTGKVAAGTTNAEEATKLLAERRRQARAQKELDEKKREQEEEERLRQEQLKKQLAQEKQQQEAKAQQVKDKGKIEEDLHRLKEEKDRLKKEEQDKELQTQKEQVMAKEEAERQLQDRGLQKQQEEEERHLRKKRIEEIMKRTRKAEAEMKKEEQAETKPVSPPGEVKTVQTKAQVNEQAVKKVEFQVKEHVSVNMKECTPVKKEAPAAQMDHQKSVQMTSNTHQMTASRSVTDKRPDTRQTSEEPGSPTNREGKAGVLKQQGREVEKNVNKQQGAHVKDQINKEQTKLTADAKVNQRESSMMNGAVKSEGSALKRSHITAEVSKQRSLHHVVTAARGGSQMEVMSPSVATLPVGHPSPPIIRLEPLNVKETGSSEEVQAMEVSPAAKEELISITNFSPVNEIQHSSVSNSRALEDLMDLTGSVTCSKLSSEGNKGDCNKNLIGGVVSPMSDSKLIVMSPPSSNKLGIK
- the map7d2a gene encoding MAP7 domain-containing protein 2a isoform X2 — protein: MAKTVTSSSAITGEKMAPPSITLLPEKRSPTNGHSSPARTGKTTPSSTEKKPQINGHASPSHLTANNHAVAEGYMKTDDRMRLAKERREEREKSLVAREQLIREKECRARLQYERTVEERWKRLEEQRQREELRRAAVEEKRRHQLEEDRERLEALMRRSLERSLQLEQRTKRWSRGCHAGGGDSDNAPLPFSAVSAFSHGIASPLPAVSESAPCSPHRSPFRGSLNPADHNRAGLQGGSQSTPNTPKKERLRRERRTASPGCGSPLRRSESPASVTRHLASPTTSKLASKMRAQSPCNAHQYHCSPTRHRQNRSPDDRKADDKKVEKHNGQSSAVNKNTDNNSTIPSSQDEKNVVNVEITKSRSPKDESSDMHLKSDNNHTSPKVDSSEKKTHSNAQDGDKKKESAPCASTGKVAAGTTNAEEATKLLAERRRQARAQKELDEKKREQEEEERLRQEQLKKQLAQEKQQQEAKAQQVKDKGKIEEDLHRLKEEKDRLKKEEQDKELQTQKEQVMAKEEAERQLQDRGLQKQQEEEERHLRKKRIEEIMKRTRKAEAEMKKEEQAETKPVSPPGEVKTVQTKAQVNEQAVKKVEFQVKEHVSVNMKECTPVKKEAPAAQMDHQKSVQMTSNTHQMTASRSVTDKRPDTRQTSEEPGSPTNREGKAGVLKQQGREVEKNVNKQQGAHVKDQINKEQTKLTADAKVNQRESSMMNGAVKSEGSALKRSHITAEVSKQRSLHHVVTAARGGSQMEVMSPSVATLPVGHPSPPIIRLEPLNVKETGSSEEVQAMEVSPAAKEELISITNFSPVNEIQHSSVSNSRALEDLMDLTGSVTCSKLSSEGNKGDCNKNLIGGVVSPMSDSKLIVMSPPSSNKLGIK
- the map7d2a gene encoding MAP7 domain-containing protein 2a isoform X1; this translates as MAKTVTSSSAITGEKMAPPSITLLPEKRSPTNGHSSPARTGKTTPSSTEKKPQINGHASPSHLTANNHAGKQIAEGYMKTDDRMRLAKERREEREKSLVAREQLIREKECRARLQYERTVEERWKRLEEQRQREELRRAAVEEKRRHQLEEDRERLEALMRRSLERSLQLEQRTKRWSRGCHAGGGDSDNAPLPFSAVSAFSHGIASPLPAVSESAPCSPHRSPFRGSLNPADHNRAGLQGGSQSTPNTPKKERLRRERRTASPGCGSPLRRSESPASVTRHLASPTTSKLASKMRAQSPCNAHQYHCSPTRHRQNRSPDDRKADDKKVEKHNGQSSAVNKNTDNNSTIPSSQDEKNVVNVEITKSRSPKDESSDMHLKSDNNHTSPKVDSSEKKTHSNAQDGDKKKESAPCASTGKVAAGTTNAEEATKLLAERRRQARAQKELDEKKREQEEEERLRQEQLKKQLAQEKQQQEAKAQQVKDKGKIEEDLHRLKEEKDRLKKEEQDKELQTQKEQVMAKEEAERQLQDRGLQKQQEEEERHLRKKRIEEIMKRTRKAEAEMKKEEQAETKPVSPPGEVKTVQTKAQVNEQAVKKVEFQVKEHVSVNMKECTPVKKEAPAAQMDHQKSVQMTSNTHQMTASRSVTDKRPDTRQTSEEPGSPTNREGKAGVLKQQGREVEKNVNKQQGAHVKDQINKEQTKLTADAKVNQRESSMMNGAVKSEGSALKRSHITAEVSKQRSLHHVVTAARGGSQMEVMSPSVATLPVGHPSPPIIRLEPLNVKETGSSEEVQAMEVSPAAKEELISITNFSPVNEIQHSSVSNSRALEDLMDLTGSVTCSKLSSEGNKGDCNKNLIGGVVSPMSDSKLIVMSPPSSNKLGIK